Proteins encoded together in one uncultured Desulfosarcina sp. window:
- a CDS encoding response regulator: protein MNSRGDHRNEAMEKLSSDNVPFTLDLIFRRRLGRLLLAFLLAAAALPLTLLGLFSYLVTHRELLNAVGATHLPGTVIAAAVLLTALGVLLAAALLSHRIVGPIEELARDVAMAARGQMADAIEVDADNEIGELARAVADLLDHLKTAAARHQDQIQFMSALTRLHGLIGGEQELEKLNLNTLEFLYKILDLRRADIYIVHDDAELRWQARFPGLPGQEEDLAGRAGKQRAADALRQKTSLWLQKQAADKPAEPASAIDKANLITLPLQLRQTGLGALDLEKTGRFTASDGRFAEAAARVIAVALNAAILRRQEKSLLERSREQAAELSHREPALQAKTRELESQTRALQASEETLQLKQLELEAANAQMTKNAVDLEANMAVLEQQKQDMQQQNRALHKAHRELAEKARQLELSSQYKSEFLANMSHELRTPLNSILLLSRLLLENKDKNLLPKQSEFARTIHSAGEDLLNLINEILDLAKVESGKMEVQIAPVSIRDITRSMLVTFSPLAEQNRVAFEIHVAPDVPEALVTDRKRLEQIIKNFLSNAFKFTSEGSIRLEIAVSREENRSGNGGKDILTIGVADTGIGIPAAKQEMVFDAFQQVDGSNRRKYGGTGLGLSISRELARILGGEIRLESEDGVGSRFTLHLPLTPPEEKPLIADGDVSDMAPAVSPEARSADSTKPPAESEGPDRDDRNRLAPGDKCILIVDTDADTIAPIKSTALQKGYKTLVAEQFSTGLHFADYYRPAAILLNLELPSENGWKMVSRLKTNPKSRHIPIFVLSPRGDAFEAATRGAAGYLAAPPDDPEDLETVFRRIEELHSMEQRRVLVAAPDRKRAKRIADTVDGFGLKAVAVTTEEDARAVLQSDSPQAVIVHPAMVTGGRHEFLAVLQKDPMPVFQYSGNPLKADARPEAGPYAHRLNIQGVDMPDQLLTALVSRLHLPPEALDEACRVRLAAMDSHIDSLKGRRVLLVDDDMRTVFAVSNVLEDLGVEVVTGKTGKESLDKLSGFPEIDLILMDVMISGVDGYRSMRQIREEERYTDLPIIALTAKAMRGDRAKCIRAGADDYLSKPVNPDKLTSMLKIWFQLKQSTI from the coding sequence ATGAATTCCCGGGGCGATCACCGTAACGAAGCCATGGAAAAGCTTTCTTCGGACAATGTTCCGTTTACGCTGGACCTGATCTTTCGACGCCGCCTTGGCCGGTTGCTGCTGGCGTTTCTTCTGGCAGCGGCCGCCCTGCCCCTGACGCTGCTGGGCCTTTTCAGCTACCTGGTTACGCATAGAGAGCTTTTGAACGCTGTCGGTGCGACCCATCTGCCGGGCACCGTCATCGCTGCTGCCGTGCTGCTGACCGCCTTGGGTGTGCTGTTGGCGGCGGCGCTCCTCTCGCATCGCATCGTCGGCCCCATAGAGGAACTGGCCCGGGATGTTGCCATGGCGGCCCGGGGCCAAATGGCCGATGCCATCGAAGTGGACGCCGACAATGAAATCGGCGAACTGGCCCGGGCCGTAGCGGATCTGCTCGATCATCTCAAAACGGCGGCGGCCCGGCATCAGGACCAGATCCAGTTCATGTCCGCATTGACCCGCCTGCACGGCCTGATCGGCGGCGAGCAGGAACTGGAGAAACTGAATCTCAATACCCTGGAATTCCTTTACAAAATCCTCGATCTGCGTCGGGCGGATATCTACATCGTCCATGACGATGCCGAACTCCGCTGGCAGGCCCGTTTTCCCGGGCTCCCCGGCCAGGAGGAAGATTTGGCTGGACGCGCCGGGAAACAGCGGGCCGCCGATGCGCTCCGGCAAAAGACATCCCTTTGGCTGCAAAAACAGGCCGCCGACAAACCGGCGGAGCCGGCTTCGGCTATCGACAAGGCCAATCTGATCACGCTGCCGCTGCAGCTTCGTCAAACCGGTCTCGGGGCGCTGGATCTGGAAAAAACGGGCCGCTTCACCGCATCCGACGGCCGCTTCGCCGAAGCTGCCGCCCGGGTCATCGCCGTGGCCCTCAACGCTGCCATACTCAGGCGCCAGGAAAAATCCCTGCTGGAACGATCGCGGGAGCAGGCCGCCGAGTTAAGTCACCGTGAACCCGCTCTTCAAGCCAAAACCCGGGAACTCGAAAGCCAGACCCGGGCGCTCCAGGCCTCCGAGGAAACCCTCCAGCTCAAACAACTGGAACTGGAGGCAGCCAATGCGCAGATGACGAAAAATGCGGTCGACCTGGAAGCCAACATGGCCGTTTTGGAACAACAGAAGCAGGATATGCAGCAGCAGAACCGGGCGCTGCACAAGGCCCACCGGGAATTGGCCGAAAAAGCCCGACAGCTCGAGCTTTCCAGCCAGTACAAGAGCGAATTTCTCGCCAATATGTCCCATGAACTCAGAACGCCGCTCAACAGCATTCTGCTGCTCTCCCGCCTGCTTCTTGAGAACAAGGATAAAAACCTTTTGCCCAAGCAATCCGAATTTGCCCGCACCATCCATTCGGCCGGAGAAGATCTGTTGAACCTGATCAACGAAATCCTCGATCTGGCCAAAGTGGAATCGGGCAAAATGGAAGTCCAGATCGCGCCCGTTTCGATCCGCGACATCACCCGGAGCATGCTGGTGACCTTTTCGCCTCTGGCCGAGCAGAACCGTGTGGCTTTCGAGATTCATGTGGCGCCGGACGTACCGGAAGCACTGGTTACCGACCGCAAGCGCCTGGAACAGATCATCAAAAACTTTCTCTCCAATGCGTTCAAATTCACTTCCGAAGGATCCATCCGGCTGGAGATCGCCGTATCCCGTGAAGAGAATCGGTCCGGAAACGGAGGCAAGGACATCCTGACCATCGGGGTCGCGGACACGGGCATCGGCATCCCGGCAGCCAAACAGGAGATGGTGTTCGATGCCTTCCAGCAGGTCGACGGCTCCAATCGCCGCAAATACGGCGGAACCGGGCTCGGCCTTTCCATCTCCCGGGAGCTGGCCCGAATCCTGGGCGGCGAAATACGGCTGGAGAGCGAGGACGGCGTGGGCAGCCGGTTTACGCTGCACCTTCCGCTAACACCACCGGAAGAAAAGCCGCTTATCGCAGACGGTGATGTCTCCGACATGGCGCCGGCGGTGTCGCCGGAAGCGAGATCCGCCGACTCGACAAAGCCGCCGGCGGAATCGGAAGGCCCGGATCGCGACGACCGCAACCGGCTGGCTCCCGGGGACAAGTGCATCCTGATCGTCGACACCGATGCCGACACCATCGCCCCCATCAAAAGCACTGCCCTCCAGAAGGGGTACAAAACGCTGGTGGCCGAACAGTTTTCCACGGGACTCCACTTCGCCGACTACTATCGGCCCGCCGCCATTTTACTGAACCTGGAACTGCCTTCCGAAAACGGGTGGAAGATGGTCTCGCGCCTCAAAACCAACCCCAAAAGCCGCCACATTCCGATATTCGTCCTGTCGCCCCGCGGCGACGCCTTCGAGGCGGCGACCCGGGGGGCCGCCGGCTATCTTGCCGCCCCGCCGGACGATCCTGAAGACCTCGAAACGGTGTTCCGGCGCATCGAAGAACTCCATTCCATGGAGCAGCGCAGGGTCCTGGTGGCGGCCCCGGATCGGAAGCGGGCCAAACGCATCGCCGACACCGTCGACGGGTTCGGCCTCAAAGCTGTCGCCGTTACCACGGAAGAAGATGCCCGGGCCGTTCTCCAATCGGATAGCCCGCAGGCCGTCATCGTGCACCCGGCGATGGTGACCGGCGGTCGGCATGAATTTCTCGCCGTCCTGCAAAAGGATCCGATGCCGGTATTTCAATACTCGGGGAACCCGCTCAAAGCGGATGCCAGGCCCGAAGCCGGTCCCTATGCCCACCGGCTGAACATCCAGGGAGTCGACATGCCCGACCAGCTGCTGACCGCGCTCGTATCCCGCCTGCATCTGCCGCCCGAAGCCCTGGATGAAGCCTGCCGCGTCCGTCTGGCCGCCATGGACAGCCATATCGACAGCCTGAAAGGCCGCCGGGTGCTGCTGGTGGATGACGACATGCGCACGGTGTTTGCCGTTTCCAACGTCCTGGAAGACCTGGGGGTCGAGGTGGTCACCGGCAAGACCGGCAAGGAAAGCCTTGACAAACTCTCCGGTTTTCCCGAGATTGATCTTATACTCATGGATGTCATGATATCCGGAGTGGACGGCTATCGTTCCATGCGTCAAATCCGCGAAGAGGAACGCTATACGGACCTTCCGATTATCGCTCTTACAGCCAAGGCTATGCGGGGCGACCGCGCAAAATGCATCCGTGCCGGGGCCGACGACTACCTGTCCAAACCGGTAAATCCGGACAAGCTCACGTCGATGCTCAAAATCTGGTTTCAACTCAAGCAGAGCACAATTTAA
- a CDS encoding diguanylate cyclase, producing MTEKEKVKILAVDDRPENLLAIEAVLDRPDLSIITATSGNKALGLVLEHNFALILLDVQMPEMDGFEVAELLRGSEKTRHIPIIFVTAINKDKAHVFTGYEKGAVDYLFKPLDPSILRSKVNVFMELFQQRKKLQQSNAELSRVVAELEEVNRKIQEQQESLIEEERLKVLLQMAGATAHELNQPLMVLMGNIQLMEMEAEIPDNIAERIKRITGAANRISDIVKKIQTLRHDESKSYAGGKTILNLDQQVNILSIEDQDEDFGRIQQILLKHDQLRLNRVKSLQEAIDLLEENRFDLIFLDYLLPDGTGLDFLEKINGKGLETPVVVITGQGDELIASRIIQAGAYDYLPKAKASDKALLRIISNALEKASLKREMRRAQKKLAEMSMRDELTGLFNRRYFAEALDREIAGAERYGHGLALCIIDLDHFKLVNDTHGHLCGDRVLKDFGRLLADSIRKYDVGCRYGGEEFAIILPDTSLERAVSLCERFRERVKTFEFTFDDQTLHITASVGVTARYPDGDTSGEQLLELADKALYQAKRQGRDRVVAV from the coding sequence ATGACCGAAAAGGAAAAGGTAAAAATTCTGGCGGTCGACGACAGGCCCGAAAATCTTTTGGCCATCGAGGCCGTTCTGGACCGCCCGGATCTTTCGATCATCACCGCCACCTCGGGCAACAAGGCCCTGGGCCTGGTGCTGGAGCACAACTTCGCCCTGATTCTGTTGGACGTCCAGATGCCGGAAATGGACGGCTTCGAAGTGGCCGAACTGCTCCGGGGCAGCGAAAAAACCCGCCACATCCCCATTATTTTCGTAACCGCCATCAACAAGGATAAAGCCCATGTCTTCACCGGATACGAAAAAGGCGCCGTGGACTATCTGTTCAAGCCGCTGGATCCGTCCATCCTGAGAAGCAAAGTCAACGTTTTCATGGAGCTTTTCCAGCAGCGCAAAAAGCTTCAGCAGAGCAATGCCGAACTGAGCCGCGTGGTCGCGGAACTGGAAGAGGTCAACCGCAAAATCCAGGAGCAGCAGGAATCCTTGATTGAAGAGGAACGCCTCAAGGTGTTGCTCCAGATGGCCGGCGCCACGGCCCACGAACTGAATCAACCGCTCATGGTTCTCATGGGCAATATTCAGTTGATGGAGATGGAGGCCGAAATCCCGGACAACATCGCCGAGCGAATAAAGAGGATCACCGGTGCAGCCAACCGCATTTCCGACATCGTCAAAAAAATCCAGACCCTGCGCCATGACGAATCCAAGTCTTATGCCGGCGGGAAAACCATTCTCAACCTGGACCAGCAGGTCAACATTCTGTCCATCGAAGACCAGGACGAAGATTTCGGCAGGATTCAACAGATCCTGCTCAAGCACGACCAATTGCGGTTGAATCGGGTGAAATCCCTTCAGGAGGCCATCGACCTTTTGGAAGAAAACCGCTTCGACCTGATTTTTTTGGATTATCTTCTCCCCGACGGAACGGGACTCGATTTCCTCGAAAAGATCAACGGCAAAGGGCTGGAAACGCCGGTGGTGGTCATTACCGGGCAGGGGGACGAACTGATCGCATCACGGATTATCCAGGCCGGGGCTTACGACTATCTACCCAAAGCCAAGGCCAGCGACAAGGCGCTGCTGCGCATTATCTCCAACGCGCTGGAAAAGGCGAGCCTGAAGCGCGAGATGCGCAGGGCCCAGAAAAAGCTGGCGGAGATGTCCATGCGCGACGAGCTGACCGGCCTGTTCAACCGGCGCTATTTCGCCGAAGCCCTGGACCGGGAGATTGCCGGCGCCGAACGCTACGGCCACGGCCTCGCCTTGTGCATCATCGATCTGGACCATTTCAAGCTCGTCAACGACACCCACGGCCATCTGTGCGGCGACCGGGTTCTAAAGGACTTCGGCCGGCTGCTGGCGGACAGTATCCGCAAATACGACGTAGGCTGCCGCTACGGCGGAGAAGAGTTCGCCATCATCCTTCCCGATACCTCCCTGGAAAGGGCCGTATCGCTGTGCGAACGCTTCCGGGAGCGGGTGAAAACCTTCGAATTCACCTTCGACGACCAGACCCTTCACATCACCGCCAGCGTCGGGGTCACTGCCCGCTACCCCGACGGCGACACCAGCGGGGAGCAGCTGCTGGAGTTGGCCGACAAGGCCCTTTACCAGGCCAAGCGGCAGGGCAGGGATCGTGTCGTGGCCGTTTGA
- a CDS encoding propionyl-CoA synthetase, with translation MTNPYEAAFEQSINDPDGFWGKAAEDCHWYKRWDKVLDDSNKPFYRWFTGGEINTCYNALDYHIDQGRGEQLALIYDSPVTDTIKKYTYSQLRDEVAKFGGVLKNQGVEKGDRVLIYMPMIAEAAIAMLACARIGAVHSVVFGGFAAKELATRINDAKPKVIVSASCGIEVKKVIAYKPLLDAAIDMSASKPEKCVIFQRPMETAAMTAGRDLDWGEAMAAASPAECVPVAATDPLYILYTSGTTGQPKGVVRDNGGHVVALKWTMKNIYNVDAGDVYWAASDVGWVVGHSYIVYGPLFKGCTTILFEGKPVGTPDAGVFWRVIADHKVKTMFTAPTAFRAIKREDPNAELMKKYDLSNFKALFLAGERLDPNTLHWAENALKVPVVDHWWQTETGWAICANCLGLHDFTVKEGSPTKPAPGWNLQVVDTNNQQVAAGEIGALVVKLPLPPGTLPTLWQNDDRYVESYLEEFPGYYKTADAGFIDAEGYAFVMSRTDDIINVAGHRLSTGAMEEVLSDHPDVAECAVLGVEDSLKGQVPVGFIVLKAGVTKAKEEIVKEVIQMVRDRIGPVAAFKTATVVKRLPKTRSGKILRGTIQKIADNQEYKVPATIDDPTILGEMEEALEGIGYAKARK, from the coding sequence ATGACCAATCCCTATGAAGCTGCATTCGAGCAGTCGATCAACGATCCTGATGGATTCTGGGGCAAGGCGGCGGAAGACTGCCACTGGTACAAACGCTGGGACAAGGTGCTCGACGATTCCAACAAGCCCTTTTATCGCTGGTTCACCGGCGGTGAAATCAACACCTGCTACAACGCTTTGGACTACCACATCGACCAGGGCCGGGGGGAACAGCTGGCCCTGATTTACGACAGTCCGGTCACCGATACGATTAAAAAGTATACCTACAGCCAGCTCCGGGACGAAGTGGCCAAATTCGGCGGGGTACTGAAAAACCAGGGCGTGGAGAAGGGCGACCGGGTCTTGATCTACATGCCCATGATTGCCGAGGCGGCCATTGCCATGCTGGCCTGCGCGCGCATCGGCGCGGTGCACTCCGTGGTTTTCGGCGGGTTTGCCGCCAAAGAGCTGGCCACGCGCATCAACGACGCCAAGCCCAAGGTGATCGTTTCGGCTTCCTGCGGCATCGAAGTGAAAAAAGTGATCGCCTACAAGCCCCTGTTGGATGCGGCCATCGACATGAGCGCCTCCAAGCCCGAAAAGTGCGTGATCTTCCAGCGTCCCATGGAAACGGCGGCCATGACCGCCGGTCGGGACCTGGACTGGGGTGAGGCCATGGCGGCAGCATCGCCGGCCGAATGCGTGCCGGTGGCGGCCACCGATCCGCTGTACATTCTCTACACGTCGGGCACCACCGGCCAGCCCAAGGGCGTCGTGCGGGACAACGGCGGCCATGTGGTGGCCCTGAAGTGGACCATGAAAAACATCTACAACGTGGATGCCGGGGACGTGTACTGGGCCGCCTCGGACGTCGGCTGGGTGGTGGGCCACAGCTATATCGTCTATGGCCCGCTGTTCAAGGGCTGTACGACCATTCTCTTCGAAGGCAAGCCGGTGGGCACCCCCGACGCCGGGGTCTTCTGGCGGGTGATTGCCGACCATAAGGTCAAGACCATGTTCACCGCGCCCACGGCGTTCCGGGCCATCAAGCGCGAGGACCCCAATGCCGAACTGATGAAAAAGTACGACCTGTCCAATTTCAAGGCCCTTTTCCTGGCCGGCGAGCGTCTCGACCCCAACACCCTGCACTGGGCCGAAAACGCCCTGAAGGTGCCGGTGGTCGACCACTGGTGGCAGACGGAGACCGGCTGGGCCATCTGCGCCAACTGCCTCGGCCTGCACGACTTCACGGTCAAGGAGGGCTCGCCCACCAAGCCGGCGCCCGGCTGGAACCTGCAGGTGGTCGATACCAACAACCAGCAGGTGGCCGCCGGTGAAATCGGCGCCCTGGTCGTCAAGCTGCCGCTGCCTCCCGGAACCCTGCCCACCTTGTGGCAGAACGACGACCGCTACGTGGAATCCTATCTGGAAGAGTTTCCCGGCTACTACAAAACGGCGGATGCCGGCTTCATCGATGCCGAAGGGTACGCCTTCGTGATGAGCCGTACGGACGATATCATTAACGTCGCCGGCCACCGGCTGTCCACCGGGGCCATGGAGGAGGTGCTCTCCGACCATCCGGATGTGGCCGAGTGCGCCGTGCTGGGTGTCGAAGACAGCCTCAAGGGCCAGGTCCCGGTGGGATTCATCGTCCTCAAGGCCGGTGTGACCAAGGCCAAGGAGGAGATCGTCAAGGAGGTGATCCAGATGGTGCGCGATCGCATCGGGCCCGTGGCGGCCTTCAAGACGGCCACGGTGGTCAAGCGCCTGCCCAAGACCCGTTCGGGCAAGATCCTGCGGGGGACCATCCAGAAGATCGCCGACAACCAGGAGTACAAGGTGCCGGCCACCATCGACGATCCGACCATCCTGGGTGAAATGGAAGAGGCCCTGGAAGGCATCGGCTACGCCAAGGCCAGAAAGTGA
- a CDS encoding Rrf2 family transcriptional regulator: MLVTQKKQYALRAIFELAKQKGDQPMKSFAIAEAQSIPLRFLEVILGQLKRAGVVDSKRGFFGGYRLVQPPDRICVGDIFRLLDREDGSPASVPCSSKDSCPFRGNCVFLQVWDRAEQAMNNVYDRTTIQTLIDQEEKQADANSLLLQTAPAD; encoded by the coding sequence ATGCTGGTCACCCAAAAGAAACAATATGCCCTGCGCGCCATCTTCGAACTGGCCAAGCAAAAGGGTGACCAACCGATGAAATCCTTCGCCATTGCCGAGGCGCAGTCGATCCCGCTGCGTTTTCTGGAGGTGATTCTGGGGCAGCTCAAGCGCGCCGGCGTCGTAGACTCCAAGCGGGGATTTTTCGGTGGATACCGCCTGGTTCAACCTCCGGATCGGATTTGCGTGGGGGATATTTTCCGGTTGCTCGACCGGGAAGACGGCAGCCCGGCCAGTGTACCCTGCTCGTCCAAGGACAGCTGCCCTTTCCGGGGGAATTGTGTTTTCCTTCAGGTGTGGGACCGGGCCGAACAGGCCATGAACAACGTATACGACCGGACCACCATTCAGACCCTGATCGATCAAGAAGAAAAGCAGGCCGATGCGAATTCGCTGCTGTTGCAGACAGCCCCGGCCGATTAA
- a CDS encoding EFR1 family ferrodoxin (N-terminal region resembles flavodoxins. C-terminal ferrodoxin region binds two 4Fe-4S clusters.) encodes MKTAFVVYCSPAGSTRHVAEVIAASLKENSVTVHTLDLGSAADPAPFVEQLQAAGEGGCLFVGSPVYRDVAVPPVMAFLNQLPPVSGLAAVPFVTWGGATSGLALWQMGQALQGKGFVLAGAAKVLGIHSMMWNDDSPVGQGHPDADDDRQIRELVDRLAQGNASSLSLDTLDGLSAEDSGEVRKKLDGPWQNVPKTIDEEKCTQCGTCVQVCPAGAVALDPLPVFGATCFDCFNCVRECPESAIASPVNFEVLHDKIRKRAEKFNEKPPTQIFV; translated from the coding sequence ATGAAAACCGCTTTTGTTGTTTACTGTTCTCCGGCGGGGTCCACCCGCCATGTTGCTGAAGTGATCGCCGCATCGCTGAAAGAGAACTCCGTCACGGTTCACACCCTTGACCTGGGAAGCGCGGCGGACCCGGCTCCCTTTGTCGAGCAACTGCAAGCGGCCGGGGAAGGGGGCTGCCTTTTTGTAGGATCGCCGGTCTATCGGGACGTGGCCGTTCCCCCGGTGATGGCGTTTTTGAACCAGTTGCCGCCGGTTTCCGGTCTGGCCGCCGTGCCTTTCGTTACCTGGGGCGGCGCCACCAGCGGGCTTGCGCTCTGGCAGATGGGGCAGGCCCTGCAAGGCAAGGGCTTTGTCCTGGCGGGAGCCGCCAAGGTGCTGGGAATACACTCCATGATGTGGAACGACGACAGCCCCGTGGGGCAGGGGCATCCGGACGCCGATGACGACCGGCAAATCCGGGAGTTGGTGGATCGCCTTGCGCAGGGCAATGCGTCTTCCTTGTCCCTGGACACGCTCGACGGCCTGTCGGCGGAGGACAGCGGCGAGGTCAGGAAGAAACTGGACGGCCCCTGGCAGAACGTACCCAAAACCATCGACGAGGAAAAATGCACCCAGTGCGGAACCTGCGTTCAGGTCTGCCCGGCGGGGGCGGTGGCGCTGGATCCGTTGCCGGTATTCGGTGCGACCTGCTTCGACTGTTTCAACTGCGTTCGCGAATGTCCCGAGTCGGCCATTGCCTCCCCGGTGAATTTTGAGGTGCTGCACGACAAGATCCGCAAAAGGGCGGAAAAATTCAACGAAAAGCCGCCCACGCAGATTTTCGTGTAA
- a CDS encoding DUF362 domain-containing protein — protein sequence MHCVMIRRATYDSVRDAVDEAFARFPMDLQGKKVLIKPNVLRASAAAEGIVTHPAVLTAVVEKVESFKPASIVVGDNPGLHSYGANEAAFEQTGLMAAAKDYYRNIGLDVVSVPFNPTFMEHVGVSKDVLDADVVISLPKFKTHGLTVMTGAVKNSYGILPGAQKARLHKIAGNPERFHDLVVEVFGLRVSDLFIMDAVVGMEGNGPASPDLRDIGLILAADNAVAMDAVVATMMGLDPGRLRFLRKAADAGLGSWNMADIQIDGSLTVIKDFKVPPLGGEAIHDNAAVQETIQSKVVLVPRPDPDRCTACGACVEHCPAEALSMPDDLPVADMARCVTCFCCQEMCPEKAMVLQ from the coding sequence ATGCATTGCGTGATGATCCGTCGGGCAACCTACGACAGCGTCCGTGACGCCGTGGATGAAGCGTTCGCGCGCTTTCCCATGGACCTGCAGGGCAAAAAGGTGCTGATCAAACCCAACGTGCTGCGGGCATCGGCGGCGGCCGAGGGCATCGTCACCCACCCGGCCGTACTGACCGCCGTGGTGGAGAAGGTGGAATCCTTTAAACCGGCTTCCATCGTCGTGGGCGACAATCCCGGCCTGCATAGCTACGGGGCCAACGAGGCGGCCTTCGAGCAGACCGGTCTCATGGCGGCGGCTAAGGATTACTACCGCAACATCGGCCTGGATGTCGTTTCCGTGCCCTTCAACCCAACGTTCATGGAACATGTGGGGGTTTCGAAGGACGTTCTCGATGCCGATGTGGTCATCAGCCTGCCCAAATTCAAGACCCATGGCCTGACCGTCATGACCGGGGCCGTCAAGAACAGCTACGGGATCCTGCCCGGCGCCCAGAAGGCCCGGCTGCACAAGATTGCCGGCAATCCGGAGCGCTTCCACGATCTGGTGGTGGAGGTGTTCGGGCTGCGGGTCTCGGATCTTTTCATCATGGATGCGGTGGTGGGCATGGAGGGCAACGGACCGGCATCGCCGGACCTGCGCGACATCGGGCTGATCCTGGCTGCGGACAATGCCGTGGCCATGGACGCGGTAGTCGCCACCATGATGGGCCTCGATCCCGGCCGGCTGCGTTTTCTCCGGAAGGCCGCCGATGCCGGGCTGGGAAGCTGGAATATGGCGGACATCCAAATCGACGGCAGCCTGACGGTGATCAAGGATTTCAAAGTTCCGCCCCTGGGCGGTGAAGCGATCCACGACAATGCCGCGGTTCAGGAGACCATTCAGAGCAAGGTCGTGCTGGTTCCCCGTCCCGATCCTGACCGCTGCACGGCCTGCGGCGCCTGTGTGGAACACTGCCCGGCCGAAGCGCTTTCCATGCCCGACGATCTGCCCGTGGCGGACATGGCGCGCTGCGTGACCTGCTTCTGCTGCCAGGAGATGTGTCCGGAAAAGGCTATGGTGCTGCAATAA
- a CDS encoding nitrilase-related carbon-nitrogen hydrolase, which yields MKVCICQTDPVLLDLKANLEDTIDKINTAREQGADLVVFPELSLTGYFVRERYHEAALRMDSPELRRLAKATRGTAAVVGFIEESQALNFYNSALVAVDGEILFAYRKLNLPNYGVFEERKIFSGGKHVRVFKYRGLTIAPFICNDLWHPSLPYLGITQKADIFITIFNASQGSMGDEFSNIESWNIINRFYSRVFGVYNLCANRVGCEAFEDMRTDESTLLADPQMVEDNPFRFWGGSEIINPFGQPIVTAVLYDPDAIFADLSRDLVRKKRIMLPYLRNDDPYFTHRELGRILYGKGIPEIDSV from the coding sequence GTGAAAGTGTGCATCTGTCAGACCGATCCTGTGCTTCTGGATCTCAAGGCCAATCTCGAAGACACCATCGACAAAATCAATACCGCCAGGGAGCAGGGCGCCGACCTGGTGGTTTTCCCCGAACTTTCCCTGACCGGGTATTTCGTGCGTGAGCGCTATCACGAAGCCGCCCTGCGCATGGATTCTCCGGAACTCAGGAGGCTGGCCAAAGCCACCCGGGGAACCGCCGCCGTGGTGGGGTTCATCGAAGAGTCCCAGGCCTTGAATTTTTACAATTCCGCCCTGGTGGCCGTGGACGGAGAAATCCTCTTTGCCTATCGCAAGCTCAACCTGCCCAATTACGGTGTATTCGAAGAGCGCAAGATCTTCTCGGGCGGCAAGCATGTCCGGGTTTTCAAGTACAGAGGGCTGACCATCGCGCCGTTTATCTGCAACGACCTGTGGCATCCCTCCCTGCCCTATTTGGGCATTACCCAGAAAGCAGATATTTTCATCACCATTTTCAACGCCTCCCAGGGCTCCATGGGAGACGAATTCTCCAACATCGAAAGCTGGAACATCATCAACCGGTTCTATTCGCGCGTATTCGGTGTTTACAACCTTTGCGCCAACCGGGTGGGCTGCGAAGCATTCGAAGACATGCGAACCGATGAGAGCACCCTGCTGGCGGACCCGCAGATGGTGGAGGACAATCCCTTCCGTTTCTGGGGCGGCAGTGAAATCATCAATCCCTTCGGCCAACCCATCGTAACGGCCGTGTTGTACGATCCCGACGCCATCTTTGCCGACCTTTCCCGCGACCTGGTCCGGAAAAAGCGGATCATGCTGCCCTACCTGCGCAACGACGATCCCTACTTCACCCATCGAGAACTGGGACGTATTCTCTATGGCAAGGGTATCCCTGAAATCGACAGCGTTTGA
- a CDS encoding corrinoid protein, translating into MSIQEIFNAVLAFDEATVKAKTREELEAGTDLQTILNDGLISAMDEVGEKFSTGELFVPEMLMAAQAMKAGLELLKPHLAEGGSQRRGTVVIGTVKGDLHDIGKNLVAMMMEGAGFDVIDLGVDVDSEAFVKNAAEKQADVIALSALLTTTMPVMETTVKAVKAAGMSVKTIIGGAPVNQDFADRIGADGYSTDAPGAVKLVKALVT; encoded by the coding sequence ATGAGCATTCAGGAGATATTTAACGCAGTCCTGGCCTTCGATGAGGCCACCGTAAAAGCAAAAACCCGGGAGGAGCTGGAGGCCGGTACCGATCTTCAAACCATCCTCAACGACGGCCTGATCAGTGCCATGGACGAAGTGGGCGAGAAGTTCAGCACTGGAGAGTTGTTCGTGCCCGAGATGCTCATGGCGGCCCAGGCCATGAAGGCCGGTTTGGAACTGCTCAAACCCCATCTGGCCGAGGGCGGCAGCCAGCGCAGGGGCACGGTGGTGATCGGTACGGTCAAGGGGGATCTGCACGACATCGGCAAAAATCTGGTGGCCATGATGATGGAAGGTGCCGGATTTGATGTAATCGACCTGGGGGTGGACGTGGACAGCGAAGCGTTCGTGAAGAACGCAGCGGAGAAGCAGGCCGATGTGATCGCTCTGTCGGCGTTGTTGACCACGACGATGCCGGTCATGGAGACGACGGTCAAGGCGGTGAAGGCGGCGGGGATGAGCGTCAAGACGATCATCGGCGGAGCCCCGGTGAACCAGGATTTCGCCGACCGGATTGGCGCGGACGGTTACAGTACCGACGCTCCAGGGGCGGTCAAGCTGGTAAAGGCGCTTGTGACCTGA